In the genome of Photobacterium sp. TLY01, one region contains:
- a CDS encoding ABC transporter permease, producing the protein MNEKTLQPPRTSRINWRDYIIYFVFIGIFIFFSVMLHDKGFLTSVNLMNIARQTATIAIMAVGMTFVLSAAEIDLSFGATVALAAIVSALTLQETDSILLAVSAALMVGTMIGFVNGVFVTQVGIPSFLVTLGTTGIITGIARWSTSLQSIPIDNDTYTFIFGSGDIGPFSILFIWTIIVTVIGAFVLRNTTFGKHVLATGGNKVSAMYSGINVNRIKLYVLMLNGFLAALAGILYSGRLYSARYTLGENDLMLVIAAVIIGGTNLFGGKGTVIGSVIGALIMGMVNNGLILMGLNVDQQLILRGIIVIVAVTFTMGQIRQLRKK; encoded by the coding sequence ATGAACGAGAAAACACTTCAGCCGCCACGGACAAGCCGCATTAACTGGCGCGATTACATTATTTACTTTGTCTTTATCGGCATCTTCATCTTCTTTTCGGTGATGCTGCACGATAAAGGATTTCTCACCTCAGTGAACCTGATGAACATTGCTCGTCAGACCGCAACCATTGCCATTATGGCGGTCGGCATGACCTTTGTGCTGAGTGCGGCCGAAATTGACCTGTCGTTTGGTGCAACGGTTGCGTTAGCCGCCATTGTGTCAGCCCTGACACTGCAGGAAACCGACAGCATTTTGCTCGCGGTGTCTGCCGCCCTGATGGTGGGGACCATGATAGGTTTTGTGAACGGCGTCTTTGTGACTCAGGTGGGGATTCCATCTTTTCTGGTCACGCTCGGTACCACAGGTATTATCACGGGCATTGCCCGCTGGTCGACGTCGTTGCAGTCAATTCCGATTGACAATGATACCTATACCTTCATTTTTGGCTCCGGCGACATCGGCCCGTTTTCCATCCTGTTTATCTGGACCATTATCGTCACCGTCATCGGCGCCTTTGTGCTGCGCAATACCACTTTTGGTAAGCATGTGCTGGCGACGGGGGGCAACAAAGTTTCTGCCATGTATTCAGGGATCAATGTCAACCGTATCAAGCTGTATGTGCTGATGCTGAACGGTTTTCTTGCCGCGTTGGCCGGTATCTTGTACTCAGGTCGTCTTTACAGTGCCCGTTACACCTTAGGTGAAAACGATCTGATGCTGGTGATTGCTGCCGTGATCATCGGCGGTACCAACCTGTTTGGCGGTAAGGGGACTGTGATCGGCTCTGTGATTGGGGCGCTCATCATGGGCATGGTCAACAATGGCTTGATTCTGATGGGGCTGAATGTCGATCAGCAACTGATTCTGCGCGGCATTATTGTGATTGTGGCGGTGACTTTCACCATGGGCCAGATTCGCCAGTTACGTAAGAAATAA
- a CDS encoding glycoside hydrolase family 3 N-terminal domain-containing protein, translating to MAAETQVAELIAGWTLKEKVGQLFILAFPGKSAEAARKMVAEYNLGGCYLSQDNAETFTEAHQLNQSLDVIVKHHHRLPLLLGVDQEGAWGVLVGESTTGPGNLALGVPDTVTGTERMYQVIGDEMRYAGFNCILGPCCDVNFNPESPIIDTRSFGDQPKKVSAHSAAAVRGLHQGDITACAKHFPGHGDTQGDTHRDIPRVDKSYDELKANDLAPFQAAINAGVDLVMTSHILYPQLDDTYPATLSSVILQQVLRKDMGFDGIIISDSMNMGAIQHHYTPVEAAVRAMQAGITMIMLSEEHYDHSEAYLDKQLAMIHGVIDAVKSGELSEQVIDTALQKVVRFKLDKLLPMPLFHKVSMPASQIVARNAAEAAVTWVRGGVETSGQKLYVINATPAASYHNLMNPRGIGPNQSQPAYEAFIQTLRQTEAVWQEVSVDQLPDSCSDGYLVVITENHPLPGEDFDQVQAQQLVQQLSQDFSNLIVVALRSPYDLLRYPSVSHYLCAHSSRPESAAAAARVLAGEHAAGHGCAVSRVD from the coding sequence ATGGCTGCAGAAACACAAGTGGCGGAGCTGATTGCTGGCTGGACACTCAAGGAGAAAGTGGGTCAGTTGTTTATTCTGGCATTTCCCGGCAAGTCTGCCGAAGCGGCACGTAAGATGGTGGCCGAGTATAACCTGGGGGGATGTTACTTAAGCCAGGATAACGCGGAAACCTTCACTGAAGCGCATCAGCTGAATCAGTCGCTGGATGTCATCGTCAAGCACCACCACCGCTTACCTTTGTTACTGGGCGTGGATCAGGAAGGCGCCTGGGGCGTTCTGGTGGGTGAGTCGACGACCGGACCGGGCAATCTGGCGCTGGGAGTGCCGGACACGGTGACGGGTACAGAGCGCATGTATCAAGTGATCGGTGATGAAATGCGTTATGCCGGTTTTAACTGCATTCTTGGTCCCTGCTGTGATGTGAACTTTAATCCGGAATCGCCGATCATTGATACCCGTTCGTTTGGCGATCAGCCAAAGAAAGTCAGTGCCCATTCTGCTGCTGCGGTTCGCGGATTACACCAAGGCGATATCACCGCCTGTGCCAAGCATTTTCCCGGCCATGGTGACACGCAAGGGGACACCCACAGGGATATTCCCCGCGTCGATAAATCGTACGATGAGCTGAAAGCCAATGATCTGGCGCCGTTTCAGGCCGCGATCAATGCCGGCGTGGATCTGGTGATGACCAGCCACATTCTTTATCCGCAGCTCGATGACACTTACCCGGCGACACTGTCATCAGTGATCTTGCAGCAGGTGCTACGCAAGGATATGGGATTTGACGGCATTATTATTTCCGACAGCATGAACATGGGCGCCATCCAGCATCATTACACGCCGGTCGAAGCCGCCGTCCGGGCCATGCAGGCCGGGATTACCATGATCATGCTCTCAGAAGAGCATTATGATCATTCAGAGGCGTATCTGGATAAGCAACTGGCGATGATTCACGGTGTGATTGATGCCGTGAAATCTGGCGAACTGTCTGAGCAAGTGATTGATACCGCGTTACAAAAAGTGGTGCGCTTTAAACTGGATAAGCTGCTGCCCATGCCGTTGTTCCACAAAGTGTCGATGCCAGCCAGCCAGATCGTGGCCAGGAATGCGGCAGAAGCGGCGGTGACCTGGGTGCGTGGCGGCGTAGAGACCAGTGGCCAGAAACTGTACGTCATCAATGCCACGCCAGCGGCCAGTTACCATAACCTGATGAACCCCCGAGGGATTGGTCCGAATCAGTCTCAACCGGCTTATGAGGCATTCATCCAAACCCTGCGCCAGACCGAAGCAGTGTGGCAGGAGGTCAGTGTTGACCAACTCCCTGACAGCTGCAGCGATGGTTATCTGGTGGTGATTACAGAAAATCATCCGTTGCCCGGTGAAGACTTTGATCAGGTGCAGGCTCAGCAACTGGTTCAGCAACTCAGTCAGGACTTCAGCAATCTGATCGTTGTGGCATTGCGCAGCCCGTATGATCTGCTGCGCTATCCCAGCGTCTCTCACTACCTCTGTGCCCACTCGTCCCGTCCTGAAAGTGCTGCCGCGGCAGCCAGGGTGCTGGCAGGTGAGCACGCAGCCGGACATGGCTGTGCGGTGAGCCGGGTAGACTAG
- a CDS encoding GlsB/YeaQ/YmgE family stress response membrane protein — MGIISWIILGLIAGALAKWLMPGEDGGGWIVTMALGIVGAFVGGWIGSLIGLGPVTGVNIGSLITATLGAFIVLLVYNKFIRS; from the coding sequence ATGGGTATTATTTCCTGGATTATTCTGGGCCTGATTGCGGGTGCACTGGCCAAATGGCTTATGCCGGGTGAAGATGGCGGCGGCTGGATTGTGACTATGGCTCTGGGGATTGTCGGTGCTTTTGTCGGGGGCTGGATTGGCAGCTTAATTGGCCTGGGGCCAGTTACCGGGGTGAATATTGGCAGCCTGATCACCGCAACCCTGGGGGCATTTATTGTCTTGCTTGTTTATAACAAGTTTATTCGTTCTTAG
- the rsmS gene encoding pleiotropic regulatory protein RsmS, whose product MNKKQPTQSTEPNTVKHSLTDAPKEVQLAVDLIYLLETNKVDPELALAALEIVKTDLQAKLQRKSDE is encoded by the coding sequence ATGAACAAAAAACAACCGACACAGTCAACCGAACCAAACACAGTGAAACATTCTCTCACCGACGCCCCGAAAGAAGTGCAGTTGGCGGTGGATTTGATCTATCTGCTGGAAACCAACAAGGTTGACCCCGAACTGGCACTGGCCGCGCTGGAAATCGTCAAAACCGATCTGCAAGCGAAACTGCAACGAAAAAGCGATGAATAA
- a CDS encoding histone deacetylase, with protein MLPLVYHPVYSQLVLPEKHRYPITKYERLFLHLTQEKQIETWADVAFFQPEAVTPDLLKTLHQAEYIDSLINNTLPAAKMRRIGFPWSPQLIERTLTSAGGTRMTVDLACQYGISLHLSGGYHHAHYDFGSGFCLVNDLALAARHALTRPEIDKVMIIDCDVHHGDGTATLLANDDNILTFSVHCDKNFPARKPDSDIDLALPRDTNTDEYLSAFKAVLTLALAQHQPDLVIYDAGVDIHQHDALGYFNVTTEGIFQRDHFVISQCHENNIPLAAVVGGGYRDDHQQLVHIHAQLFWAALAVHQPDKQFTAPDIAFDFQDA; from the coding sequence ATGCTGCCACTCGTCTATCACCCGGTGTACTCTCAGCTGGTTCTGCCAGAAAAGCACAGATACCCTATCACCAAATATGAACGTTTGTTCCTGCATCTCACTCAGGAAAAACAGATAGAAACATGGGCTGATGTGGCTTTTTTCCAGCCAGAAGCAGTCACGCCCGATCTCCTCAAAACCTTGCATCAGGCCGAGTATATTGACAGTCTGATCAACAACACCTTGCCCGCAGCAAAAATGCGCCGGATTGGTTTTCCCTGGAGTCCGCAGCTGATCGAGCGGACCCTGACCTCGGCAGGCGGCACACGAATGACTGTAGATTTAGCCTGTCAGTACGGTATCAGTCTGCATTTAAGTGGCGGTTATCACCATGCACACTATGACTTCGGCAGTGGTTTCTGTCTGGTTAATGATCTGGCTCTGGCGGCCCGTCATGCCCTGACGCGGCCTGAGATTGATAAGGTCATGATCATTGACTGCGATGTCCATCACGGAGATGGGACCGCCACCTTACTGGCCAATGATGACAATATCCTGACCTTTTCCGTCCATTGCGACAAAAACTTTCCGGCGCGCAAGCCTGACTCTGACATTGACTTAGCCTTACCGCGCGACACAAATACCGATGAATATTTATCAGCCTTCAAAGCTGTGCTGACACTGGCGCTGGCACAGCATCAGCCTGATCTGGTGATCTATGATGCCGGGGTGGATATCCACCAGCACGACGCACTCGGCTATTTTAACGTCACCACTGAGGGTATTTTTCAGCGGGATCATTTTGTCATCAGCCAGTGCCACGAGAACAACATCCCGCTTGCCGCTGTGGTCGGAGGCGGATATCGTGACGATCACCAGCAATTGGTTCATATCCATGCCCAGCTCTTCTGGGCAGCGCTGGCCGTCCATCAACCCGATAAACAATTCACCGCACCAGATATTGCTTTTGACTTTCAGGATGCATGA
- a CDS encoding primosomal replication protein, whose product MTNDLHRLSDLVDKLLSPAEALDHQRKESSKPLFDKQLFHGQSRLLVPCVREIQQEIAALKNEQASGRLHATRARYVCEKILAQIQAVQREMATKQIRESEPKYQVKQRKTLHELYDELAQHQDWERRLAAMVKDKAFALEQAPQASSRQPLQQQLLALEGRLARCQQAMTRLEKAILQLERKG is encoded by the coding sequence ATGACGAACGATCTCCATCGCCTTTCTGATCTGGTTGACAAGCTGCTCTCTCCTGCCGAAGCACTGGATCATCAGCGCAAAGAAAGCAGTAAACCTCTTTTTGACAAACAATTATTTCACGGCCAGTCCCGCTTGCTGGTCCCCTGTGTTCGCGAGATTCAGCAGGAAATTGCGGCACTGAAAAACGAGCAGGCATCCGGCCGGTTACACGCTACCAGAGCCCGTTATGTCTGCGAAAAAATTCTGGCCCAGATCCAAGCGGTACAGCGGGAAATGGCCACCAAGCAGATTCGTGAGTCCGAGCCGAAATACCAGGTCAAACAACGGAAAACCCTGCATGAGCTGTACGATGAACTGGCGCAGCATCAGGACTGGGAAAGGCGGCTTGCCGCGATGGTGAAAGACAAGGCATTTGCGCTGGAACAGGCACCGCAAGCCAGTTCACGTCAGCCTTTGCAGCAACAACTGCTTGCACTGGAAGGCCGGCTTGCCCGCTGCCAGCAGGCCATGACCCGCCTTGAAAAGGCAATCCTACAGCTTGAACGCAAAGGGTAA
- a CDS encoding TSUP family transporter, with protein MIEMIDPGMWLILGLVALAAGFIDAVAGGGGMLTVPALLSLGLPPHIALGTNKLAATFASSTAALTYYKKQLFSPAFWKASFVATLIGAVTGTLVVNIISTDWLEKVLPLIILAAAIYTIWHPHPKADSHKLPEPNASLKRKQWLQGTGLGFYDGLAGPGTGAFWTVSSMALYRLDILLASGLAKAMNFTSNLTSLITFAILGHINVALGLTMGVCLMLGAYIGAHSAIRFGSQFIRPVFVTVVVILAIRLAWQAWF; from the coding sequence ATGATTGAAATGATAGATCCGGGTATGTGGCTCATTCTCGGTCTGGTAGCGCTGGCTGCCGGTTTTATTGATGCGGTCGCTGGCGGCGGCGGCATGCTGACCGTCCCGGCCTTGTTGTCGTTAGGATTGCCACCGCACATCGCGTTAGGCACCAACAAACTGGCGGCGACGTTTGCCTCCTCCACTGCCGCGCTGACTTACTATAAAAAGCAGTTGTTTTCCCCGGCGTTCTGGAAAGCCTCGTTTGTGGCAACCCTGATCGGCGCCGTAACAGGTACGCTGGTTGTAAATATCATCAGTACTGATTGGCTGGAGAAAGTGCTCCCGCTGATCATTCTTGCAGCAGCAATTTATACCATCTGGCATCCGCACCCGAAAGCTGACAGTCACAAGTTGCCAGAGCCCAATGCCAGCCTGAAGCGTAAACAGTGGCTGCAAGGCACGGGGCTGGGGTTTTATGACGGTTTAGCCGGGCCGGGAACCGGAGCATTCTGGACGGTGTCGAGCATGGCGCTCTATCGACTGGACATCTTGCTGGCCTCAGGCCTGGCCAAAGCCATGAACTTCACCAGCAACCTGACCTCGCTGATAACCTTTGCCATACTCGGTCATATCAATGTGGCCCTTGGATTGACCATGGGCGTCTGCCTGATGCTCGGCGCTTACATTGGCGCGCACTCTGCCATTCGCTTTGGCAGTCAGTTCATTCGACCTGTATTTGTCACCGTGGTGGTTATTCTGGCCATCCGGCTGGCCTGGCAAGCCTGGTTTTAA
- the dinG gene encoding ATP-dependent DNA helicase DinG: MLHNQIKTDIKQCYTNLSAQLEHFIPRRAQNYLVAEIAKTLSGEYHDKQRMLVAEAGTGIGKSLSYLMGCIPFALFNNKKVLIATATVALQEQLVHKDLPLFRQIFPKEFSFILAKGRQRYCCSHRLEASCVGQDDSQLALWQEKPKKSDLGLLKRMLAAWQQGKWDGDRDGWPTVVPDRVWQQIVSDKHSCNSGMAKHRSCPFAKAREHMDKADVIIANHALLMADLELGGGIILSEPEHTIYAIDEAHHLPQVARDFSAAAASLKGASNWLEKLNQSVSKLADLADAQKAGRFQNTLQESIQHLVPTLRQLAGQVDPAVFSKDGSYRFPHGELPAWLAEEAQGCRDASKKARQSLAKMHDMITERLKDDEVPARSAEPALAESGHYLQRLENLEKVWSLMAQPIKDQGAPLARWLEKNPEQDGDFIVQVSPLEIGYRLDQLLWSRAAGAILVSATLRALNQFSYFCRQAGISETEGTRFLALASPFDYQNNGRLVIPQMKCEPQAEQFTDLLIETLPEYFEGETASLVLFSSYWQMNKVAEALKPLCQKNRWELLVQGEESRTILLDKHKSNCEQGKASILFGTGSFSEGLDLPGHLLRNLVITKIPFGVPTSPVEEAHAEYIESRGGNPFLQIAVPEASKKLIQSVGRLLRKEQDFGRVVLLDRRIITRRYGKALLDSLPPFKRVIEHTIKEK, from the coding sequence ATGCTTCACAACCAGATAAAAACTGATATTAAACAGTGCTATACCAACCTGAGTGCACAACTTGAGCATTTTATACCTCGTCGTGCGCAAAACTATCTGGTTGCTGAAATCGCGAAAACGCTCTCGGGCGAATACCATGATAAACAGCGCATGCTGGTTGCAGAGGCTGGTACAGGTATCGGCAAGTCTCTGTCGTATCTGATGGGCTGTATCCCATTCGCGTTGTTCAATAACAAAAAAGTACTGATCGCGACGGCAACCGTTGCCTTACAAGAGCAGCTGGTGCATAAGGATTTACCGCTTTTCAGGCAAATTTTTCCGAAAGAATTTAGTTTTATTCTGGCGAAGGGGCGTCAGCGGTACTGTTGCAGTCATCGCCTTGAAGCCAGCTGTGTCGGCCAGGACGACAGTCAGCTGGCGCTCTGGCAGGAGAAGCCGAAAAAGTCCGATCTCGGTTTACTCAAGCGGATGCTTGCTGCCTGGCAGCAGGGAAAGTGGGATGGTGACAGAGACGGCTGGCCCACAGTGGTACCGGATCGTGTCTGGCAGCAAATCGTCTCGGATAAGCACAGTTGCAATTCCGGCATGGCCAAACACAGAAGCTGCCCTTTTGCGAAAGCCAGAGAGCACATGGATAAAGCCGATGTGATTATTGCCAACCATGCGCTGCTGATGGCCGATCTGGAATTAGGCGGTGGCATTATCCTGTCAGAGCCTGAACACACCATTTATGCCATTGACGAAGCGCACCACCTGCCGCAAGTGGCGAGGGACTTTTCCGCTGCGGCCGCCAGCCTGAAAGGTGCCAGCAACTGGCTGGAAAAACTCAATCAGTCGGTCAGTAAGCTGGCTGATCTGGCTGACGCCCAAAAGGCTGGCCGTTTTCAGAATACCCTGCAGGAATCCATCCAGCACTTAGTGCCGACGTTACGCCAGTTGGCTGGTCAGGTCGATCCAGCGGTCTTCAGCAAAGACGGCAGTTACCGTTTTCCGCACGGCGAACTGCCTGCCTGGCTGGCAGAAGAGGCGCAGGGCTGCCGTGATGCCAGCAAAAAAGCCAGGCAATCTCTGGCAAAAATGCATGACATGATCACGGAGCGCCTGAAAGATGACGAAGTACCGGCGCGCAGTGCAGAGCCGGCATTGGCAGAATCAGGCCACTATCTGCAGCGGCTTGAAAATCTGGAGAAAGTCTGGTCGCTCATGGCGCAACCCATCAAAGATCAGGGCGCCCCGTTAGCGCGCTGGCTGGAAAAAAACCCGGAGCAGGACGGGGATTTTATCGTTCAGGTCTCCCCGCTGGAAATCGGCTATCGTCTCGATCAGCTCCTGTGGAGCCGGGCAGCAGGTGCCATTTTAGTGTCAGCGACACTCAGGGCTCTGAATCAATTTAGTTATTTCTGCCGCCAGGCCGGGATCAGCGAAACGGAAGGAACACGCTTTCTCGCCCTCGCCTCGCCGTTTGATTACCAGAATAACGGCCGGTTGGTGATCCCGCAGATGAAATGCGAGCCACAGGCAGAGCAATTCACTGACTTACTGATAGAAACCTTACCTGAGTATTTTGAAGGCGAAACGGCCAGCCTGGTGCTGTTCTCTTCCTACTGGCAGATGAACAAGGTTGCCGAAGCCTTAAAGCCGCTTTGTCAAAAAAACCGCTGGGAACTGCTGGTACAGGGCGAGGAGTCACGTACAATCCTGCTGGATAAACACAAGAGTAATTGTGAACAAGGCAAAGCCAGCATTCTGTTCGGCACCGGCAGCTTTTCAGAAGGCCTCGATTTACCCGGGCATCTTCTGAGAAATCTGGTGATCACAAAAATACCGTTTGGCGTTCCGACCTCACCAGTTGAGGAAGCGCATGCGGAATACATAGAGAGCCGGGGCGGCAATCCCTTTTTACAGATTGCCGTACCGGAAGCCAGTAAGAAGCTGATCCAGTCTGTGGGCCGACTGCTGCGCAAAGAGCAGGATTTTGGTAGAGTTGTGCTGCTCGACAGACGGATCATCACACGGCGCTACGGCAAAGCACTGCTTGATTCATTGCCGCCATTTAAGCGCGTAATTGAACACACCATCAAAGAAAAATGA
- a CDS encoding porin, with amino-acid sequence MKKTLIALSVLAAGSANASVNLLDQDGVLVDLSGTAEVQLYQGIQSKDADVDPTVRLDDGDITLNTTVPVNNNLNVVAGLSFDLAATDKSGATGDFFVDELYAGFQGASFGTLTFGRQYLISDDAGIGKDYELGKEQLGLGPTQGSEVIKYVYDNGQFYFGTSYDINASEEVKTEVNGVEVVSYPKNGGIWDARLGARFGGLDVRGYYYTSEDVNTNGDVDGYNIEAEYVFGAVALAASFGNVDIENVGDSDVIEAAGSYTMGKNTFALGYVYADADETNNVYANVTHQLHSNVKLYGELGWADGDINEYDLGYVAGIEVLF; translated from the coding sequence ATGAAAAAAACGCTAATTGCACTATCTGTACTGGCTGCAGGCTCTGCAAACGCCTCTGTAAACCTGTTGGATCAAGACGGTGTTCTGGTTGACTTGTCAGGTACTGCTGAAGTTCAGCTGTATCAAGGCATTCAGTCTAAAGATGCAGACGTTGATCCAACTGTTCGTCTGGACGACGGTGACATCACGCTGAACACAACTGTTCCAGTGAACAACAACCTGAACGTGGTTGCTGGCCTGAGCTTTGACCTGGCTGCAACTGACAAGTCTGGCGCAACAGGTGACTTCTTTGTTGACGAACTGTACGCTGGTTTCCAGGGCGCTAGCTTTGGTACGCTGACTTTCGGTCGTCAGTACCTGATCTCTGATGATGCTGGTATTGGTAAAGATTACGAGTTGGGTAAAGAACAACTGGGTCTGGGTCCAACTCAGGGCAGTGAAGTAATCAAGTACGTTTACGACAACGGTCAGTTCTACTTCGGTACGTCTTACGACATCAACGCTAGCGAAGAAGTTAAGACAGAAGTAAATGGTGTAGAAGTCGTTTCTTATCCGAAGAATGGCGGCATCTGGGATGCACGTCTGGGTGCCCGTTTCGGCGGTCTGGACGTTCGTGGCTACTACTACACATCTGAAGATGTAAACACCAATGGTGACGTAGACGGCTACAACATCGAAGCTGAATACGTATTTGGTGCTGTTGCTCTGGCAGCCTCTTTCGGTAACGTTGACATTGAGAATGTTGGCGATTCTGACGTAATCGAAGCCGCTGGTTCATACACCATGGGTAAAAACACTTTTGCCCTGGGTTATGTCTATGCCGATGCTGACGAAACTAACAACGTTTACGCTAACGTGACTCACCAACTGCACAGCAACGTGAAGTTGTACGGTGAGCTGGGTTGGGCTGACGGTGATATTAACGAATATGACCTGGGTTACGTTGCTGGTATCGAAGTACTGTTCTAA
- a CDS encoding DUF2057 domain-containing protein: MRKILLIASLLATHVQAATLSVSNGIELLVVDGKEVSTSLWSRATEVELPAGKHQVVLRYDAELKNGSKNTMYTTRPYLFELTMPAQDARIELPAMVALSQAQAYFQRGPEWTLVLADGSKRVLPFVELQGDGIAAFSDMEKLVAEYNRQHGITFEQGYAVDLQQAAVAVGQDGRVEITGDSLAQLKLWYSKAKPEEKAAFKAWMANQP; this comes from the coding sequence ATGAGAAAAATTCTATTGATCGCATCGCTTTTGGCGACGCATGTGCAGGCAGCAACTCTTTCGGTAAGCAATGGCATTGAGTTGTTAGTGGTGGACGGTAAAGAAGTGAGTACGTCGCTGTGGTCACGCGCGACAGAGGTGGAGCTGCCTGCGGGTAAGCATCAGGTGGTTTTACGTTATGATGCCGAACTGAAAAACGGCAGCAAGAACACCATGTATACCACCCGGCCTTACTTGTTTGAGTTAACGATGCCGGCGCAGGATGCCCGTATTGAGCTGCCAGCGATGGTTGCTCTGAGTCAGGCTCAGGCTTATTTTCAGCGCGGTCCGGAGTGGACGTTGGTGCTGGCCGATGGCAGCAAACGCGTTTTGCCATTTGTGGAATTACAGGGCGATGGCATTGCAGCCTTCAGTGATATGGAAAAGTTGGTTGCTGAATATAACCGCCAGCACGGGATTACCTTTGAGCAGGGCTATGCCGTTGATCTGCAGCAAGCGGCAGTGGCAGTCGGCCAAGACGGCAGAGTAGAAATTACCGGTGATTCGCTGGCGCAACTGAAGTTGTGGTACAGCAAAGCGAAACCTGAAGAAAAGGCCGCCTTCAAGGCATGGATGGCGAACCAGCCATAA
- a CDS encoding YbaN family protein, with amino-acid sequence MKQLIWRTLLLVSGWCFVILGVLGIFLPLLPTTVFLLLASACFMRGSPRIHAWLHSHPKLGPVLDNWHQHHAISRAVKRRANLTITLSFAFSIFIVPVAWVKVLLFVIAIVLLVWFNRLPVREMACSERGESR; translated from the coding sequence GTGAAACAACTGATCTGGCGAACCCTGTTGCTGGTTTCCGGCTGGTGTTTCGTAATCTTAGGTGTGTTGGGCATTTTCCTTCCTCTTTTACCGACCACTGTCTTTCTATTGTTAGCCAGCGCCTGCTTCATGCGTGGCTCCCCCCGAATCCACGCCTGGTTACACAGCCATCCGAAATTGGGACCCGTACTGGATAACTGGCATCAGCATCATGCCATCAGCCGGGCAGTCAAACGACGTGCTAACCTCACCATCACGCTCAGCTTCGCTTTCTCTATTTTTATCGTGCCGGTCGCCTGGGTGAAAGTTCTCCTGTTTGTGATTGCCATTGTGCTCTTGGTTTGGTTCAACCGTTTGCCTGTCAGGGAAATGGCATGTTCGGAACGCGGAGAAAGCCGTTAG
- the apt gene encoding adenine phosphoribosyltransferase, producing MSQDTLVQDDFSLIKSSIKTIPDYPKPGILFRDVTSLMEDPAAYGATMQIFHQQFSDKGITKVVGTEARGFLFGAPLALALGVGFVPVRKPGKLPRNVISESYELEYGQDTLEIHVDAIVEGDKVLLVDDLLATGGTIEATTKLVRRLGGIVEDAAFVINLPEIGGQQRLRNLGLNVFSICDFDGH from the coding sequence ATGAGCCAAGATACCCTTGTTCAAGATGATTTCAGTTTGATCAAAAGCAGCATCAAGACGATTCCGGATTACCCTAAGCCAGGCATACTGTTTCGCGATGTGACCAGCCTGATGGAAGACCCGGCCGCATACGGTGCGACGATGCAAATTTTTCATCAGCAGTTCAGTGACAAAGGGATTACCAAAGTGGTTGGCACTGAGGCTCGGGGCTTTCTGTTTGGCGCTCCGCTGGCGCTTGCTCTGGGTGTCGGTTTTGTACCAGTGCGCAAGCCGGGTAAATTGCCGCGCAATGTGATCAGTGAAAGTTATGAGCTCGAATATGGTCAGGACACGCTGGAAATCCACGTAGATGCCATCGTTGAGGGCGATAAAGTACTGCTGGTTGACGATCTGCTGGCAACTGGCGGTACCATTGAAGCCACCACCAAACTGGTTCGCCGTTTGGGCGGCATTGTGGAAGATGCGGCTTTTGTGATTAATCTGCCTGAGATTGGTGGTCAGCAGCGTTTGCGTAATCTGGGTCTTAATGTCTTCAGTATCTGCGATTTTGACGGCCATTAA